The following coding sequences lie in one Lolium perenne isolate Kyuss_39 chromosome 2, Kyuss_2.0, whole genome shotgun sequence genomic window:
- the LOC127336942 gene encoding V-type proton ATPase subunit D — protein MSGQSQRLNVVPTVTMLGVVKARLIGATRGHALLKKKSDALTVQFRAILKKIVATKESMGEAMRASSFSLAEAKYVAGDGVRHVVLQSVRSASLRVRSHQENVAGVKLPKFSHFVDPAGASGGPSNASPALTGLARGGQQVTACRAAHVKAIEVLVELASLQTSFLTLDEAIKTTNRRVNALENVVKPRLENTITYIKGELDELEREDFFRLKKIQGYKRREVERQMIAARQFAEEQLAEDLALKRGISTGAAANILAGGGDKDEDIIF, from the coding sequence atgtCGGGGCAGAGCCAGCGCCTGAATGTGGTGCCGACGGTGACGATGCTGGGGGTGGTGAAGGCGCGGCTCATCGGCGCCACCCGCGGCCACGCGCTCCTCAAGAAGAAGTCGGACGCGCTCACCGTCCAATTCCGCGCCATCCTCAAGAAGATCGTCGCCACCAAGGAGTCCATGGGCGAGGCCATGCGCGCCTCCTCCTTCTCGCTCGCCGAGGCCAagtacgtcgccggcgacggcgTGCGCCACGTCGTGCTCCAGTCCGTCCGCTCCGCCTCCCTCCGCGTCCGCTCCCACCAGGAGAACGTCGCCGGGGTCAAGCTCCCCAAGTTCTCCCACTTCGTCGACCCCGCCGGCGCCTCCGGCGGGCCCTCCAACGCCTCCCCCGCCCTCACCGGCCTCGCCCGCGGGGGCCAGCAGGTCACCGCCTGCCGCGCCGCGCACGTCAAGGCCATCGAGGTGCTCGTCGAGCTCGCCTCGCTCCAGACCTCCTTCCTCACCCTCGACGAGGCCATCAAGACCACCAACCGACGTGTCAACGCACTGGAGAACGTCGTCAAGCCCAGGCTCGAGAACACCATCACGTACATCAAGGGCGAGCTGGACGAGCTCGAGCGTGAGGACTTCTTCAGGCTCAAGAAGATCCAGGGGTACAAGAGGAGGGAGGTCGAGCGACAGATGATCGCCGCCAGGCAGTTCGCCGAGGAGCAGCTGGCGGAGGATCTGGCCCTCAAGAGGGGCATCTCCACGGGGGCCGCGGCCAACATACTGGCTGGTGGTGGCGACAAGGACGAAGACATCATCTTCTGA